One window of the Pseudomonas lurida genome contains the following:
- the phnG gene encoding phosphonate C-P lyase system protein PhnG, producing MSLSQRQHWIGVLARAQLNELQPHEAALKDAEYQLIRAPEIGMTLVRGRMGGNGAPFNVGEMSVTRCVVRLADGRTGYSYLAGRDKVHAELAALADAHLQGAHPSTWLSDLITALANTQAQRRAQKDADTAATKVEFFTLVRGEN from the coding sequence ATGAGCCTGTCCCAGCGTCAACATTGGATCGGTGTGCTTGCCCGCGCCCAGCTCAATGAATTGCAACCTCACGAAGCGGCATTGAAGGATGCCGAATATCAGCTGATCCGCGCCCCGGAAATCGGCATGACCCTGGTGCGTGGCCGCATGGGCGGTAATGGCGCGCCGTTCAACGTCGGCGAAATGAGCGTGACCCGTTGCGTGGTGCGCCTGGCCGATGGGCGCACCGGCTACAGCTACCTGGCCGGGCGCGACAAGGTCCATGCCGAGCTGGCCGCCCTGGCGGATGCCCATCTGCAAGGCGCTCATCCAAGCACTTGGCTCAGCGACCTGATCACCGCGCTGGCCAATACCCAGGCACAACGGCGGGCGCAAAAAGACGCCGACACCGCGGCCACCAAGGTCGAGTTCTTCACCCTGGTGCGAGGAGAAAACTGA
- the phnH gene encoding phosphonate C-P lyase system protein PhnH, translating to MNAQLLQPAFVDPVLDAQRGFRAALKALAEPGLIQHLPSAPCLDGLAPATYALCLALLDGDTPLWLAPRFDTPLIRANLAFHCGCPLTQNREDAAFALLDEQDLLDLSGFDHGNDRYPDQSCTLLVQLTDLEAGRGLIWRGPGIKAQRQVHLPVPTAFWHERRRREAFPRGLDVLFAAGHHLIGLPRSSRIAEEHA from the coding sequence ATGAATGCTCAGCTGTTGCAACCGGCGTTTGTCGACCCGGTACTCGATGCCCAACGCGGTTTTCGCGCTGCGCTCAAAGCCTTGGCCGAACCGGGCCTGATCCAGCACCTGCCGTCTGCGCCGTGCCTCGACGGCCTGGCGCCCGCCACGTACGCCTTATGCCTGGCGCTGCTGGATGGCGACACGCCGCTGTGGCTGGCACCCCGTTTCGACACGCCGCTGATCCGCGCCAACCTGGCCTTCCACTGCGGCTGCCCGCTAACGCAAAACCGTGAGGACGCCGCGTTCGCGCTGCTCGATGAACAGGACCTGCTCGACCTCAGCGGCTTTGACCACGGCAATGACCGCTACCCCGATCAATCCTGCACCTTGCTCGTGCAGCTCACCGACCTGGAAGCCGGTCGCGGCCTGATCTGGCGCGGCCCGGGCATCAAGGCCCAGCGCCAGGTGCACCTGCCGGTGCCAACCGCCTTCTGGCACGAGCGCCGGCGCCGCGAAGCCTTCCCCCGTGGCCTGGATGTGCTGTTTGCCGCCGGCCATCACCTGATCGGGCTGCCGCGCAGCAGCCGCATCGCAGAGGAGCACGCCTGA
- a CDS encoding carbon-phosphorus lyase complex subunit PhnI translates to MYVAVKGGEQAIDNAHRLLAKKRRGDTAIPELSVTQIREQLPLAVARVMTEGSLFDEELAALAIKQAAGDLVEAIFLLRAYRTTLPRFSPSLPIDTAQMSLSRRLSATFKDVPGGQLLGPTFDYTHRLLDFALLAEGQHPGPQTTPGAALEACPRVLGLLAKEGLIKNEADDNASVADITRDPLEYPASRAERLQALARGDEGFLLALGYSTQRGYGRNHPFAGEIRIGEVDVWIEPEELGFPICLGSIEVTECEMVNQFVGSATELAQFTRGYGLAFGHAERKAMGMALVDRSLRAGEYNEEIVSPAQREEFVLAHCDNVEAAGFVSHLKLPHYVDFQSELELIRKLRQPAEGPSHE, encoded by the coding sequence ATGTACGTAGCCGTCAAAGGTGGCGAACAGGCCATCGACAATGCCCACCGCCTGCTGGCAAAAAAGCGCCGTGGCGATACGGCGATTCCTGAATTGAGCGTGACGCAAATCCGCGAGCAATTGCCCCTGGCCGTGGCGCGGGTGATGACCGAAGGTTCGCTGTTCGACGAAGAGCTCGCCGCGCTCGCGATCAAGCAAGCGGCGGGGGACCTGGTGGAAGCGATCTTCCTGCTGCGCGCCTACCGCACCACGCTGCCGCGCTTCAGCCCGAGCCTGCCGATCGACACTGCGCAGATGTCGTTGAGCCGGCGTCTGTCGGCTACGTTCAAGGACGTGCCCGGCGGCCAACTGCTCGGCCCGACCTTCGACTACACCCATCGACTGCTGGATTTTGCGCTGCTCGCCGAGGGCCAGCACCCCGGCCCGCAGACCACGCCGGGCGCGGCGTTGGAAGCCTGCCCACGCGTACTGGGTCTACTCGCCAAAGAAGGCCTGATCAAGAACGAAGCCGACGACAACGCCAGCGTCGCCGACATCACCCGTGACCCGCTGGAATACCCCGCCAGCCGCGCCGAGCGCCTGCAAGCGCTGGCTCGTGGCGATGAAGGTTTCCTGTTGGCGCTGGGTTACTCGACCCAGCGTGGCTACGGCCGCAACCACCCGTTTGCCGGCGAGATCCGTATCGGCGAGGTGGACGTGTGGATCGAGCCCGAAGAGCTGGGTTTCCCCATCTGCCTGGGCAGCATCGAAGTGACCGAATGCGAGATGGTCAACCAGTTCGTCGGCTCGGCCACCGAACTGGCGCAGTTCACCCGCGGCTACGGCCTGGCGTTCGGGCATGCCGAGCGCAAGGCCATGGGCATGGCATTGGTCGACCGCTCGCTACGCGCCGGGGAATACAACGAAGAGATCGTCTCCCCGGCCCAGCGCGAGGAGTTCGTGCTGGCTCACTGCGACAACGTCGAGGCCGCAGGCTTCGTCTCGCACCTCAAATTACCGCACTACGTGGACTTCCAGTCCGAACTGGAACTGATCCGCAAACTGCGCCAACCGGCCGAGGGCCCAAGCCATGAATGA
- a CDS encoding alpha-D-ribose 1-methylphosphonate 5-phosphate C-P-lyase PhnJ gives MNDTAYNFAYLDEQTKRMIRRALLKAVAIPGYQVPFGGREMPLPYGWGTGGMQLTAAILGADDVLKVIDQGADDTTNAVSIRRFFARTAGIATTDATPQATVIQTRHRIPETPLQANQIMVYQVPIPEPLRFIEPSETETRTMHALNDYGVMHVKLYEDIATFGHIATSYAYPVMVDERYVMDPSPIPKFDNPKLDMSPALMLFGAGREKRLYAVPPYTEVTSLDFEDHPFAVQKWEHNCAICGSHESFLDELILDDAGAQRFVCSDTWYCAQRVKEKTQ, from the coding sequence ATGAATGACACGGCCTACAACTTCGCCTACCTAGACGAACAGACCAAACGCATGATCCGCCGCGCCTTGCTCAAGGCCGTGGCGATCCCCGGTTACCAGGTGCCGTTCGGGGGCCGCGAGATGCCATTGCCCTACGGCTGGGGCACTGGCGGCATGCAATTGACGGCCGCCATCCTGGGGGCGGACGACGTGCTCAAGGTCATCGATCAGGGGGCGGACGACACCACCAATGCGGTCTCCATCCGTCGGTTCTTCGCCCGCACCGCAGGTATCGCCACGACCGATGCGACCCCGCAAGCGACGGTGATCCAGACCCGCCACCGTATCCCGGAGACGCCGTTGCAGGCCAACCAGATCATGGTCTACCAGGTGCCGATCCCGGAGCCGCTGCGCTTCATCGAGCCCTCGGAAACCGAGACCCGCACCATGCATGCGCTCAACGACTACGGGGTGATGCACGTGAAGCTCTACGAGGACATCGCCACCTTCGGCCATATCGCCACCAGCTACGCCTACCCGGTGATGGTCGACGAGCGCTACGTGATGGACCCGTCGCCGATTCCCAAATTCGACAACCCCAAGCTCGACATGAGCCCGGCGCTGATGCTGTTCGGCGCCGGTCGCGAAAAGCGTCTGTACGCCGTGCCGCCCTACACCGAAGTCACCAGCCTCGACTTTGAAGACCACCCGTTCGCCGTGCAGAAGTGGGAACACAACTGCGCCATCTGCGGCAGCCACGAATCGTTCCTCGATGAGCTGATTCTCGACGACGCCGGGGCCCAGCGCTTTGTGTGCTCTGACACGTGGTACTGCGCGCAACGCGTCAAGGAGAAAACCCAGTGA
- the phnK gene encoding phosphonate C-P lyase system protein PhnK, translating to MVLRATRQGENPVSQPLLHVRDLSLLYGPEKGCQGVSFDLYPGEVLGIVGESGSGKSTLLSLLSGRLPPQAGSIGYRSKDGEWLDLYSASEAERRTLLRTEWGFVEQNPRDGLRMGVSAGANIGERLMAQGVRNYQQLRGAGLDWLGQVEIDPQRIDDLPRTFSGGMQQRLQIARNLVSSPRLVFMDEPTGGLDVSVQARLLDLLRGLVRELDLAVVIVTHDLAVARLLADRLMVMRRSRVVETGLTDQILDDPQHPYSQLLVSSVLQP from the coding sequence GTGGTACTGCGCGCAACGCGTCAAGGAGAAAACCCAGTGAGCCAGCCTTTGCTACACGTGCGTGACCTGTCGTTGCTCTATGGCCCGGAGAAGGGTTGCCAAGGCGTCAGCTTCGACCTGTACCCCGGCGAAGTGCTGGGTATCGTCGGCGAGTCCGGCTCGGGCAAATCCACCTTGCTCTCGCTGTTGAGCGGGCGCCTGCCACCGCAGGCCGGCAGCATCGGCTACCGCAGCAAGGACGGCGAATGGCTCGACCTCTACAGCGCCAGTGAAGCCGAGCGCCGCACCTTGCTGCGCACCGAGTGGGGCTTCGTCGAGCAGAACCCCCGCGATGGGTTGCGCATGGGCGTGTCGGCCGGCGCGAATATCGGCGAGCGCCTGATGGCCCAGGGCGTGCGCAATTACCAGCAACTGCGCGGCGCCGGCCTCGACTGGTTGGGCCAGGTGGAAATCGACCCGCAACGCATCGATGACTTGCCGCGCACCTTCTCCGGCGGCATGCAGCAGCGCCTGCAGATCGCCCGCAACCTCGTCTCCAGCCCACGCCTGGTGTTTATGGACGAGCCCACCGGCGGCCTGGACGTGTCGGTGCAAGCCCGCCTGCTAGACCTGCTGCGCGGCCTGGTGCGTGAGCTGGATCTGGCGGTGGTGATCGTCACCCACGACCTGGCCGTTGCACGCCTGCTGGCCGACCGCCTGATGGTGATGCGTCGCTCGCGGGTGGTGGAGACCGGGCTCACCGACCAGATCCTCGACGATCCACAGCACCCTTACTCTCAACTGCTGGTGTCTTCGGTATTGCAGCCATGA